cgcgacttcgcacgagcctcgctcaaggccaaagagaccccagcctacgtgggatggcaacaggacaactaggaagaaagaagaaagaagaaagaagagagaagAAGAACACAGTGTAGTGTAGTGCAGTGAGTGTCGacaaaccgcgaaccgcgaaccgcgaaccgcgaaccgcgaaccgcgaaccgcgagccgcgaaccgcgagacgcgAACCACGAGCCGAGGACCGCGGATCCGCGAATCCgtgaaccgcgtgaccgcgtcGAGTGACCGCGAGTCGCGAGCCGCGGACCGCGAGCCGCGAGACGAGTAACGCGAACCAACGACCGCAGACCCGCGAATCTGCGAACCACGGGCCGAGTACCACGGGACTACGGGCCGAGTGATCGCGAATCGTGAACCGCGAACCGGGACTCCGCGCGCCGAGGAATGCGGATCCTCGAATCcgcaccgcgaaaccgcgaatccgcgagattGCGTACCGCGTACCGAGGACTGCGGACCCGCGAATCTGCACCGCGAACTCACACCGTACCGCGAACTGCGTAACCGGGCGTCGCGAAACCACGAATCCGCGGAACCGCGAATCGAGCgtggcgaaaccgcgaatccgcgaaaccACGCgctgcgaaaccgcgaatcgagCGTAGTgagaccgcgaatccgcgaaaccATGCgctgcgaaaccgcgaatcgtgagccgcgaaaccgcgaatcgggcGTAGTgagaccgcgaatccgcgaaaccacgcgccgcgaaaccgcgagtcgtgctcagcgaaaccgcgaatcgggcGTAGTgagaccgcgaatccgcgaaaccacgcgctgcgaaatcgcgaatcgtgcgccgcgaaaccgcgaatcgggcatcgcgagaccgcgaattgGGAGTacggatccgcgaatccgcaccgGGAACATCGTGCCGCGATCCGAGACATCGCGAATAGTGGAAACCGCGGAAAACCGCGTACCGCGAAAAACCGCGAAAACCGCGAAGTCgcggggttttttttttttttttttttttttttttttctttctcggtCAACGTGCATCGGGATAACAGTGCAGTGGATTAAAAGTGCATcggaacatcaagaaagaagaaggacacaTCAAGAGGAATCAGGACAACGTACACTGACACACACCAACACATACGCACACACACAGCTACACCCACAAACAACCAACCCGGACTACGCACAAGGAAAAGGACATCAATACAAGGACAGGACAACACATCATCGAGGGGCACCCCTAAGGTAATATAACCTGCGACCAtcggtgcaggcagacttctggatagaagctgcggtggttgcaggcaataatcggctcgtgccaacctgctgtaatcgagcgaaagctggcagctccgcctcctcgtggcccccgctggtaacgacgctgcaggttgcttcgcagcctggagcgtcggctaagagagctgcttcccgaaagggtagattcaacttgtccaaagacccgcaaggcgaggacagggtatttccagcccagagtgcggtagaacacctacaccatacgcttcccttcgccgttgtcgtcggaaagtacatagaaaaaccgcttggtaccgggaatatgcccagcctccgtgcagggtacaggcatcccagggcccattcagggcaaagcgacaatacttgtccctTCCGACGCGAAGGGTATCGGCGAGGGTGGCAAGTTCGGCCAGGCTGTCCTTCTGCCGTGTGAGCAAAACTATCTGTACGCTCGCTGGGAGTCGTCCTAGTCACAGTTTTTAGAAAATCATCTGTCACCGTATCACCGGCGAGGTTCTGCAGCTGCCGCAGGAAAATTGACGGTTTTCGGTCTTTGATTTCCTCGTGGTCAAGGGGGTGACGAGTATAATATATAATGGTATATATTATAATGGTAtaaacttcgtttttgaattattaacgaaaaacactgacgaatcacggtgcgcgcctgccgcgcgctcagggccgtccgaactaagagagccaccgtgtcgggtaggtagcaagatgtacatcggagatacgtcgaggaacgaataattaaaaatactaccactgcaactgttacctctgcggattggataaatcagccagctaaatcgaatttattaattatttgtattcgctgtttccaaggaagaaggaataaaatgtgggaagatgttcTCGGAAtgtttaggaaattaatccttCGCACCCGAGTGACGCTTCTTGCCAgagtattttaaaattaaaataagaattattttcagaaaattaaaataaatacggtaagagccatttgcaaccgattgttattaaaaactgtactggaaaagcagactggatttgtgcgtaccgaaacatttttcgaatgcaaaggcttaatagagaaataattgaaattcgacttacccatttacttgcaaattgctctgctgcgctgacaataaggcccggttagtaCACCCCCGTCGATCACGAAaaagtcgaagaccccaataaaaatcagctgatgggacggcccggtcactgcacccgcttcttaccccgaaaatgtgaaAGTGAAAACTTCGAAAACACTTCatagcacggtcactagcacttttcactttcacattttcggggtaagaagcgggtgcagtgaccgggccgtcccatcagctgatttttattggggtcttcgacctttccgtgatcgacaggggtgcactaaccggtcCTATTGCAACttccaagtaaatgggtaaggtgaatttcaattatttctctattaagcctttgcattcgaaaaatgtttcggtacgcacaaatccagtctgcttttccagtacagtttttaataacaatcggttgcaaatggctcttaccgtatttattttaattttctgaaaataattcttattttaattttgaaacactctggcgagaagcgtcactcgggtgcgaaggattaatttcctaaacaTTCCGAgaacatcttcccacattttattccttcttccttggaaatagcgaatacaaataattaataaattcgatttagctggctgatttatccaatccgcagaggtaacagttgcagtggtagtatttttaattattcgttcctcgacgtatctccgatgtacatcttgctacctacccgacacggtggctctcttagttcggacggccctgagcgcgcggcaggcgccgtgattcgtcagtgtttttcgttaataattcaaaaacgaagctccatccgacatttttgcaaaggaaattgttgttcagaatcgtctcagctaccccccatttccggttcttacactatttacgggacaccctgtatttctggcaacgtacaacgattactactggctactgccaccctctgctgacctctgccaacatctcccgacgtcagctgaccatcgctgaccatcgctgaccattgctgaccatcgctgaccactgctggccgTTGCTGATAAATTGTAagacgatgtaatataatatatgtttatatgtattaaagtgttgtataatgtaaatctatggcaataaataatataatttcaaagaattctatgtgttctcatcatttttacccttcttttcctatcgaaatcattcccttagttataagacactccgaatcttttaaaattatctAAGTtctccggaaagatttcaaatttcccgccgccaggaatttttgcgaatgcctggaaatgacgtcatttctaagaattcctgaaaattctcggaatccctggaacttaccggcgtccctaaaacttctcggaatccctgaaatttccaagaagcttcAGGCAACGGCAAAAAttgcggcctgaatttttcggcaaaaaatttaaaaagctattacgtaatattacgtaacattacataatttttgtcgaaaaatgccggccggagaaattttaaaaagctattacgcgacattccagagtcttctctgaggcgtaatacgttccgggaacaataccgcatagaaaaactccgaatTTACTTTCGATAACAGTCACACGATCGACCCAGTAACGATTtctagagaacaggtgttactacaccgaaacgaagagaggatacgACGATAACAAGAGATAGACAATGAAAATCTGACAACGCCGCGAGACGACAATtttccctctcgtggccgcgattaAGAGTGTCTGTCTCTTCACTCACTCGCTATTtagttctcgacgagagcggacctcgatcgccgacctcgtctgaagacggagaccgattctcgaaaAGTTACTTTTGTCTAACTTATCGTAGAATCACGTGAACAAAGTTGcacggaattgagactgcagcggattagaAATAATCCTACTGTAGGAGGGTGTAGAGGGTAAAAAGGACGTTGTCAGGAGTCCGAAATAAAACCTCCCACTCTTAATAactgatatattttaataaacggGTGATATAGTAATAGGGCGCGCGCGAGTGTTCGTGTCAATCTTCGTCAGTGTCCTCGCTGCAACTAACTTTTGCACGAGGCTCGTTATTCGATTGCCTCCTTGGCCTTCCCATCCCTTCGCCGCTTTCCCTTTTTCCAATAAGGAACAACGGCCTACGCTTTGGGCACAGGGGTTTTTCCCGTACCCTGTCCTTTCCAGGCCAAAAGGCCCGTTAGCCTCCTACACTACCTTGAGTCGAAATATTCCAGCCATACGTTCacgtgcagaaatcggtcaccgcgtcgaacgaaccattttggaaagtaataaaatcaaactgattttctttccactaaattacaaagcaaccgatggctgaaagtTACCAAGATTACACTCTTATAGTGGTTGGTTACAGCCATCGGTGCTAAATAAACACGTACCGCCACAGTCAgcggtcgtgtagaagtggaaaggattaaaatcagactgattatctttccaaagatttaaatAGCAACCGGTGGCTGAAAAATACCGagcttacacttttatagtgattggttacagccATCGGTGCGAGGGAAACACGTACCGCTTTAGTAAGCGGTCGTGTGGGAAGTTTCGAGAAAATTTCTCAATCCTTCCTTGATTATTACACGGTGCTAAAAATCATCCAATAGGGGCCTTCTGGCGTATACCCTGGATGAAATCACCGTCCCCCGACCTGGAGGCGGGATTACACCCACATAGAGGCCTTCTggcgtataccctgggtggaatcACCGTCCTCCAAGGTGGAGGCCAGGATTACACCGACATAGGGCGCCTTTGTTGCAAATTCCCTGGGTTGGGACCGCCGTCCTCCAGGGTCGAATCTGAGCTTGGGATAACACTcccataggggccttattgaatcattccctgggtaaaaatCCCAGCtgttttcgacctgctcgagcgtggtttccggatcgtcagtgtgtacggacactcgacgtagagcgACGCTCAAAGGGCACCATGGTGTAAGCACCTTAATAgttagtcgcttctgcgcagttaagggtctgcatcacaccggtcccgtacggaccaggggacGGTGAAGAGCCGCCGAACAGACAATAttcggagccttacaacctccgtcTGTTGTCCACTCCAGCAATAACCAAACCCTGCAGTCAAGGGaaaatcgagattagaatctcgcctTCCCATACTGCAATCGAACGTTTCTCAATCATACAAGAAACGTTcattaatacagtccactaacacaattgtgtatcgctgtgtaagaatcccgctcctgtttaccgtaaacggagtaaggagcgagtggattagagcgagtcagacaacgcaacgagcgttgtcaggtattaacagccggacttcggtatttctttgattacagaagaccgagacgagagccgtaggggccgacggcgACGCAGGTTTTttccccgagccatcagctcggtgGTTTTCCTGCAATTTTAATACCAAGAttataatttcatttcatttctttcaaatttccttcagttttgtttattttcacttttaattttattttaaataaacggcctagtcCGAATTGAACTAGGTGAAGGAAATATTCAGTGTACaactcactttcccacacaattccaatccctcgaaattcggactccaggttaaagggtgagagatcaggtcacgggagaaaacccccactaaccgactcgcacctattttaacacaTATGTTTATTCTTTCATGTACGAATATAAATGAAAGGTAATTTTTATAGCCAGATACAttcttttcgtgttcttcattttcttaaataaatgaaaaataaaattgcttTACAAATAGAAGTAGCCtggtataataaataatatttaataaaaatagatgGAAAGTTTTAACAAGAAacagtttttttatttatattaaaatggaATAGTTGTACATTAAatatataagaaataaaatgaaCTAAGTTACAAAAATCTTGtataatataatagaaataatgaaaatataattatttctatttatacATAATACAATTTGTAGATTCTAAACATGTGGTAATTGAAAAAGCACCTCCAAATTACTATCTACCCTACTTTCAAGCAAATCGATAGTATCAATTTAAATACTTGAAAACAGTATTTACTGCATAAGAAAACTATACAGACTTTGTTCAAGTGTTTTTCTTTGGTCTTTCCCCAAAAATTGCACTACCTACCCTGACACTTGTACTGCCCATCTCCACCTAAACAAATTTAGTCTCATTTTCTGATATTGCACTttacatatttaaaaataataaaatataattttctatgAAAATTACCGCTTGTTCATAGTCATTTGACATTCCCATCGATAGTTCCACTTCATTCGGATCAATATTCAATTCCTTACAAACAGTTTCTCTGCATTCTTTCAAACATAAAAAATCTGGGTTTGGACCTTTGGTAATGTCATATCCAAACATGCCTATTGTCATAAGTCCCACAAATTCTAAATTTtcacaattattaataatatattttacaagAGTAGAAACTTTTGCAACTTCGCACCCACTTTTTTCTGAAAATACATTtgatagaaaataaataaaatctttAAATATAACATCTAAACACACTGACTGCCATTTTCCAATTTTCACTGTGTAAGTTTATACTTGATCATTTCTCAAATTGTAATGtgacaaatagaaatatttaataatctaATAGTATACTTCCCATTTAATAGTGTTCTTAAAGAcactaatattatttaaaaaattataaatattaagatTCATTTACTTCAAGCATTTTAAAGATATCATTAGTTTAAAACACTAATAATTAGTGACCACTGTGGCagtaaatttatttaatcaCTAATGTCTTGTACTAATATGACAAGTACCTTTTTCTTTACTAGTATTTACTTGtaccattatttttaattttgaggtattttgttttttaaattttggccAAGCAACATTTAATGCAAACGAAATTTTCTCGCTGTCTATTGTttctataatatataaatttggAACATTCAATATTTTGTTCACTTTATTACTCTGTAAATGACCAATAAAATGCCAACGTATCTCTTTACATTTTGCCAAAATGTTCGGATGATTTCCTTTTTCTATTAGCTCGTTTACATAATTTTCACCAAAATGTCTTTCACCAGCTTCATAAACTTCTACAATTAATTCAGGAGGTTTCAGTTTACTCACAGCCACTAAACGtggtttaaaataattatattcctgtaaaaagaaatttataattctcattctatttataaatacatgtattataaatatatgaaaGTATACATATAAACATGTGTGTTATAATGTAAAAATGCACACATTATGCGTTTATAAAATaactattattatattaaattatgaaACATAAATACAAAATGAAAACATACTACTGGTCTTCTAGCAGAAGCAGCAAGAATTTTATGGCGAACCACTTTTAAATTTTCAGCCACTTTTGACATCTTTGTAACTCTTTTCACGTACTTATCAAGCTGTTTAACAATACGTAGAATATTATATAACTTATATTTTCTTATCTCGTTTAATAAGAACAAAATCTTTTGTTATAGATTCATTTTTATACACTGATTAAAATAGAACAATTACCACGTATGGTATGTAAACTATATGAATTATACAAACTAAATATAAAAAGCGTAACTAGTGAAGAaatcaattatatatttttggaaaTTCAAATACGAAGATAGCTTTCTGGTTCCGAGATGACAACCACAAACATATTTCCTTCCTTCTTATTAGTATAATTATTAACCACCAAACATTGGTATTCGTAATCAATATGTATAAACAAATTTCATTATAGCTTTATGAAAACTACACATTAGAAATGTATGTAAGATACAAAATGTTGACCAAACACGCGTATATACCAAAATCTGAATCTGTCATGTTGTGTACAAATTGTTCAGTACAacgcagtgtggccagatcgggcataattgagtgcatcgaaatcgacaatagtgacgacgaacttccttagcgtctaacggagtgtGGTGGAGATAGCAGTGTTGCGTCGCGTGGTCGGTGGTTTAGGGAAATAAGAAGGTGGGatggtgcccgtggagcgctgaaccgcacTGTTCGGCGAGCGCACAAAAATCAAACTGCTCAATACGTTTAAAATACTTCAACAACCTTTATTCGTTACTTTTCTTTAGATATTTCTAGATTGAGATTGGAAAGCGTTCTCTAGTGCAGGACGatagctcgtatagactgagagagCGGGGCGAGCGGGGCCCTGTTTTATATCCCCAGGACCCGATCGTCCTTTTGTTCTTTTCTTTTGCCGGTTGCAAAAGTTCTCGGCGCGTGCCACGGAATATTCTCGATTCTTCGAGCGAGGCCCAGCGTCACGCGCAACCGATCGATTCTTGACATACATATGTGCGACACATACATACAGCCTACCTCTAACGGTCTAAACTACATTGTATACACAAAGTAACTgtaacggtctacaaatgctcggttttcGGCTGGATTTgctcgcgttgaatttcctacaataGTAATATGTTTATTACAATACGCTGGTCCGTTTGAATTTCGCTCCTAATTGGAATGCAGTTACATGATTCTGCACTCGACAGTGAGTAATCGGGTTTCAATTAATTCCCGCTGCGGCGCTACGTGCATCAAACCCACGTTCACGCGAATGCGTAACAGCAGCATTTGTAACGTCCGCGTGACGTACGTTTCCCCATTTTGACCCTTCGTCCTTGCGTTACATATAGTTAGTTACCAGATAGCAAGTAACTAAATTGTGGAAACCACTCTTAAACATCACCAAATATTATACTCGAGTTGGTTCGGGAATTGACCGTTGTATCCAtcggtaattttattttcgggcgttaattattatatttaatgtgTTAATCGATTGTCAGTTATCCATTGTTAATTATTACGGTTAGTAAAAGCTAATGAATTAATGTAATAAAGGTTAAGAACGCATAGGTTTAGAAAATATGAAGTTTATAGATTCTTGAAGCGAGCTGAGCGTAAAGTATTAAACAAGTGTAATCGCCAGTCAAAattgttaaaataataaatctctttatttattatttaagggtggaatatatatatatatatatacatatatatatatatatatataaacatatgtgtttaaaacaaagaatgaaaactAAATTAACATTTACACAGCGAACCACAGAACGGCGTCTTCCCGCAACAAAACCTCAATTTACACACACGTCAACCCTTCTGTTTTTTTCCTATCGATTACGTTCCGCGTCGTTCGTCATTCTTTTACATAGAGAAACTAAATTTACTCTCATTTCAGCACGCCTCCTTAAATTTAGCTTCTCTAACACTttacaattttctatttaattttatttactttaataTAACTTTAGAATCTTTCTaaacttttcaaatttaattcgtcCTAATGACTTAGTACAGATATCTGCTGGATTTTCTTCTGACTTTATTTTAATTACATCAATTACTCCTTTCAAGTATTTCTTATTAACAAAATGATAATGCGTTTTTATATACTTAGAATTTTTCGTTAAGTTTCCATATTTACTTATACTT
The window above is part of the Colletes latitarsis isolate SP2378_abdomen chromosome 2, iyColLati1, whole genome shotgun sequence genome. Proteins encoded here:
- the LOC143352006 gene encoding pyridoxal phosphate homeostasis protein; this encodes MSKVAENLKVVRHKILAASARRPVEYNYFKPRLVAVSKLKPPELIVEVYEAGERHFGENYVNELIEKGNHPNILAKCKEIRWHFIGHLQSNKVNKILNVPNLYIIETIDSEKISFALNVAWPKFKKQNTSKLKIMVQVNTSKEKEKSGCEVAKVSTLVKYIINNCENLEFVGLMTIGMFGYDITKGPNPDFLCLKECRETVCKELNIDPNEVELSMGMSNDYEQAVEMGSTSVRVGSAIFGERPKKNT